GGCACCCGCGTGGCTGGCTGTTGACCGGGTGCGATGGTGAATGTCGGGGAGGTGAGGAGCTGGTTGAAAGTGAATGAAATTGTGGACTCGGGCTGAGGGACTGCAGGTCAGGAAGTGTGCTCCTCGCGGACGCGGGGATGAGCCCAGGTGTCAACCGGGGCACCACACACCACAAGGGTGCTCCCCGCGGACGCGGGGATGAGCCCCGGCCCAATCGGGGCACCCAAGCTGATGTACCGTGCTCCCCGCGGACGCGGGGATGAGCCCGGGCGCGAGACGGTGGCGGCGGTGCGGTGGCGGTGCTCCCCGCGCACGCGGGGATGAGCCTCTAGCGCGCGCGTTTCGGGTGTCTGCGCCCTCGTGCTCCCCGCGCACGCGGGGATGAGCCCGGCGCGAACGCCGCGCTCGGCGCGACTCTCATGTGCTCCCCGCGCGCGCGGGGATGAGCCCGTGAACACGGTGACCGGCCCGTACCGGCTGTTGTGCTCCCCGCGCACGCGGGGATGAGCCCGTCATCCCGCCGCCCGTGGTGTTGACCGCGTAGTGCTCCCCGCGCCCGCGGGGATGAGCCCCCTGCCCGAATCCCCATCCGATCTGCTCAGCGGTGCTCCCCCGTGCACGCGGGGATGAACTCCAAGATCTGCATGTAGGAGGACCGTCGTTCGGTGCATCGAAGTCGACATGCTCCCGGCACATGCCGGACGAGCCCGGTCCGCCGATACCGTCATCGACCGATCCGGGTGCTCCCCCGCACGGGAGCAACCCCTCGGCTGACAACACGCACCGCGCCGCGTGTTGCCCGCGCCTGCGGGCGGTAGGACACACGACGACCGAGCGGCCGAGCGTTCCAAATTTTCTGGTTTAACTCCTGCAAAATCGGGTATCGCTTGCTATCCTCGCTCATGTCCCGCCGCCCAGTTCGCTCGCTCAATCAAGGTTGTCGGTGGGGTTCGTTACCGTGATCCGTGACAGGGGTGGAACGATTCGAGGGGGAATTCGGTGCTCGGTACCGCGACCTTGTCTGCGTGGGCGAAGAGTGATCGCGAGGGTGGAAGCCTCTCTCTCGTAAGACATCTCGCTGATTCCGGTGAGGTCGCGAAGTTGGTCTGGGACCGTTGGCTGCCGGCCCATACACGGCAGCGGATCTCGGTCGGCCTCCCTGGCGGCGAAGCGGATGGACGGACGCTGCTCGTCTGGCTGGCGGCTACGCACGACATCGGGAAGCTCACGCCGGCATTCGCGTGCCAGGTTCCCGAGCTGGCCGACGCGATGCACGACCGAGGGCTGCGAATGCCGGATGCGCTCGGTGACCGAAAGGCATTGCCGCACAGTCTGGCCGGCGAGGTAACGGTGCTCGAGTTCCTGACCGGCCTGGGGTGGGACCGTGAGGTGGCCAAGACGTACGCCGTGGTCGCCGGTAGTCATCACGGTGTCCCGCCGACCGTCCGCGAGGTGCGGAACGCTCCGGCTCGGACCACACTGTTCGGCGAGGGCCAGTGGTCGCGGTCTCGCGACGAGCTGCTGCGGTTCGTCACCGAGCGGACGGGCGCGTGGGAGCTGCTGGAGCGTTTGCGCCGAATCCCCTTGACCGTGACTCAACAAAGTCTGCTCACGGCCGCCGTCATCGTCACGGATTGGATCGCAAGCAATCAAGATCTCTTTCCGCTGGATGAGGCGCGTGTGTCGAGCACTGCCGCGCCGGCGGTGTGGGAGCTGCTCGGCCTGCCGCACCCGTGGCAACCGTCCGCGTCCGAGCTGCACGACGACCCATCGCAGCGGCGGTTCTTCTGCGACCGGTTCGGCTGGCCGCCGTCCATTCATCCGCGTCCGCTACAGCTCGAATGTCTACGAGTCGCTGACGTAACGCCCGTTCCCGGACTGATGGTCGTGGAAGCGCCGATGGGCGAGGGGAAGACGGAGGCCGCGCTCGCCGCCGCCGAGATACTCGCGCAGCGGTTCGGTCTCGGTGGCATATTCGTCGCACTGCCGACGATGGCGACCTCCGACGCGATGTTCGCGCGCGTTCGGAAGTGGGCAGAGAACCTGCCCGTCCCGCCCGCGGCGATGTTCCTCGCGCACGGGAAAGCAGCGTTGAATGCGGAATTCACCTCGCTGCATCGCCGGGGCTTCGACAGCATCGGCACCGATTGCGCAGACAGCGGCGTTGTCGCGCACGCCTGGTTCGTCGGCAAGAAGGGCCCTCTGGCGAACGTGGTGGTAGGCACGATCGACCAGATCCTACGGGCGGCCTTGAAGACCCGGCATCTGATGTTGCGCCATCTTGCGCTGGCCAACAAAGTGGTTGTCATCGACGAGGTGCATGCCGCGGACAGTTACATGTCGACGTACCTGTGCCGGAGTTTGGAATGGCTGGCTGCCTACCGGGTGCCCGTCATCCTGCTGTCGGCGACACTGCCGCCGAGCCAGCGAGAAGCACTGGTACTGGCCTACGCACGTGGATACGGAACCGGCGACGACGAGGTCTGCCTTACCGACCACGGCTACCCGGCCATCACGCATTGGCCGAATCCCGAGCTGAGTACGACGGTGGCCGCGTCGGGCCGCTCGATCGCCGGCATCGAGATCGCCCACGTGGCAGACGATCTCGACGTATTGGCCGAACGAGTCCGTGAAGCCCTGGCGGACGGCGGCATCGCCGGGGTGGTATGCAATACCGTCGCACGAGCGCAGGAAACCTACCTGGCCCTGGAGCAGGCTGGCTTTCCCGAAGACGAATTGCTGCTGATCCATTCACGGTTCGTCGCCAGCCACCGCGCCGAGCTGGAGGCACGCCTGCGAGCGATGCTGGGACCGCCGGACGGTGGAACGGTGCGGCCCGATCGTCTCGTCGTGGTGGGCACGCAGGTGATCGAACAGTCACTGGACATTGATCTGGACCTGCTCATCACCGATTTGGCGCCGATGGACTTGCTGTTGCAACGCATCGGTCGCCTACACCGGCATGACCGGCAGGCACGTCCGCCGAAACTCGTGCGCCCGAGCTGTTGGGTGCGGGGCGCGGACTGGAACGAGGAGCCGCCCCAACCGGTGCGGGGCTCGCAGGCGGTTTACGGCCTGGCCCGCCTGCTGCGCTGTGCCGCGGTGCTGCGCCGGCGCGCCGCCCTGACCGTGCCCGACGATGTGCCGGGACTGGTAGCCGACGCCTACCGCGAACAGCTCGAGGTGCCCACCGACTGGCTCGCCGCCTACCACCTGGCGGAGAAGCAGTGGCACGAACACGTCGACCGCCAGCGAGAGAAAGCGCGAACCTATCTGTTGTCAGCTCCCTACGGCGACAATCGAACCCTCCACGGCTGGGTGGCTACGGGAATCCCGGACGACGCCGACGGCGTTGGCGGCCAAGCCCAAGTTCGCGACGCGGAGGACACCATCGAAGCGATCGTCGTCCAACGGTGCGGTGACCATGTGCGGGCGCTCCCGCAAGTGCCGGAAATCGGAGGAACGACGGTGCCGACCGATGCGGAACCGCCGGTGTGGCTCGCCAAGAAGCTTGCCGCCTGCACCATCCGGCTGCCCGCCATGCTCACTCGCTACGGACGCAGCGGCACCGTCATCCGTGCACTCGAAGACACGTGGTATCCGGGATGGCAGCGGGTGCATTGGCTGGCAGGCGAATTGGTCCTGGAACTGGATGAGCAGTGCACTGCCGAGCTCGCCGGGCACCATCTCGAGTACGACACCCGGCTCGGACTTCTGGTGGCCCCCGTAAAGGAGGGGAAATGAGTGACGCAGCAGCAGAATTCGATCTGCTGGACGAACCCTGGATCATCGTCACCGACGCCTCGGGGAAAGCCTCGGAAGTGTCGCTGCGACAAGTGTTCCGGCAGCCGGAGGAGTACGTTGCCATCGGTGGCGAGGTGCCGACGCAGCAATTCGCAATCCTTCGGCTGCTTTTGGCAATCCTCCATCGAACAGTCGCCGATCGGCCGGGCACCGCGATCGATGTCTGGTCGCAGTTGTGGCAGGAATGGCCGGCCGACGACATCGACCGGTACCTGCTCGCGCACCGCGATCGATTCGACCTGTTCCACCCGAGCACCCCCTTCTTCCAGGTCGCTGATCTCCGGTCGGCCAAGGACGGGGTGAGTTCATTGGACAAACTCATCGCGGATGTGCCGAACGGCGACAAGTACTTCACCACCCGTGCCGGACGTAGTCTCGACCGCATCGACTTCGGCGAGGCTGCCCGGTGGCTGGTGCACGCGCACGCCTTCGATCCCTCGGGGATCAAGACCGGCGCCGAGGGGGACATGCGGGTGAAAGGCGGCAAGGGGTATCCGATCGGCGTCGCCTGGGCAGGGTCCCTCGGCGGTGTGTACCTCGAAGGTGGCGACCTGCGCCGGACCCTGCTGCTCAATCTGGTGCTCGCCGATCCCGACGGTGATCGGTACCCCGACCATGACCGGCCGCCCTGGGAACGTGACCCGGACGGGCCTGCCGTGCGCGACATCACCGGGCCGAGCGGGCCGGTCGATCTGTTCACCTGGCAGAGCCGTCGCGTCCGGCTCGTGAACTCCGGCGCGCAGGTGACCGGCGTGGTGCTGTGCAACGGGGACGCGTTGGAGTCGTTCAACAAGCAGCTCCTCGAACCGATGACGGGATGGCGCTACAGCGAGAACCAGTCGAAGAAGGCGGGCGAGACGCGGCACTATCCGATGGTTCATGACCCGGAAAAGTCGCTCTGGCGTGGCTTGCGGTCGCTGCTCGGCGACGTCGCGAGCTCTGAGCCCGTGGTCGGTCGCGCCATCGCCCCGGGTGTCGTCGAATGGGCCGGGACGCTCCTCGATGCCGGGGCGTTGCCACCAGACCAGCCGATTCGCCTGCACGCGGTCGGCATGCACTACATCAACAATCTGTCGATCGTCGGGGACATCGTCGACGATGCCATCGGATTCCGTGCCGCGATGCTCGCCTCGGATCCGCGTTTGCGGATCTGCGCGGTCGCCGCGGTGCAGATCGCCGAGGAGGCGGTCGACGCACTGGCGAATCTGGCGGCAGACCTGGCCGCCGCGGCGGGCGGTGAACCCACCGGTGCGCGAATGCGAGCGCGCGAGGAGGGCTTCTTCGCCCTCGAAGCGCCCTACCGGCGATGGCTCGCTGGACTCGTCCCGCAATCCACCGGCTACGCCCGGCAAGCAGCCGAGTGGGAGCAGACGGCATTCGTGATCGTTCGCCGTCTCGGCACCGAATACATTGCCGCGGCCGGAGATGTGGCGTGGGTCGGGCGGCCGGTGCGCGAGAAGTGGCTGGACTCCAGTATCGCCGAGCGCTGGTTCTACAAGAAACTGCGTGCCGTGCTGCCGTCGGCATTCACCGAACACCGTGACACTCAGGAAAAGGAGCCAACGGATGGGGAACGTGTCGCTGTCGTTTGGTGAGCGCGAGAAGGCGCTGGCCGAGTACGTCGGTAAGCAGGTCACCACGCTCCAAGAAGCGTATCGGCGCAAGGACGGCAACGGACTCGCGGCCATGGCCAAACTTCGTCGCGGCGTCGGCCGCGCGGCGGGTGCCGACCCCGCACTCTGGGAATTCACCCTGGCCGAGTTCCCGGAGGCGATCACCGACCAGCTGTCATGGGATGAGCGCGACGGGGTGGCGACCGTATGGGAGCGCGCAGCCTACGACGCCATCACCCTGCACGCGGTCCATCAACAGTCGCGCACCGGCCGCATGCACCAGAAAGGACGCTCCGTCGGCGCGGCTGCCGCGTTGCTCGGCAGACAGGCGGACGCCGAGAACGCCGTGCGCGCCCGGTTTCACGCACTGGGCACCGCGCTCGATCACGACGCGCGCTTGGTGCATCTCCGCGGCCTGATCTCGCAGCTGCGCAATCACGAAATTTCGCTCGACTACGCCCGCCTCGCCGTCGACCTCCGCCGCCTGGACGACGGCACCTACGCAGATCGAGTGCTACTCGCGTGGGGCCGCGACTACCACCGCTCGCCCAAGGCGGACCCGACTTCCGACGATGACACCCCTGCGACAGGAGACCAGCAGTGACCAGGCTTTTCATCGATGTCCACATCCTGCAGACCGTGCCTCCCAGCAACGTGAACCGCGACGACACGGGTAGTCCGAAAACCGCCGTCTACGGGGGAGTGCGCCGCGCCCGGGTGTCCAGTCAGGCATGGAAGCGGGCCACCAGGACCGAGTTCCGCAGCCTCGTCGATCCCGCCAGCCTCGGCGTTCGCACGAAGCGAGTCGTCGAACTCATCGCCGAACGGATCGGCGAGATCGACCACGACTCCGAGGAGCTTCGCGAGCCCGACAATCGGGTGGCGGCCGCCGTTCAGGTTCTCAAGGGCGCCGGAATCGTGCTGGAAAAGCCGAAGAAGAAAAAGGACGAAGTAATCGATCCGGTGGAGCAGTCGAAGTACCTGCTCTTTCTCAGCGCCAACCAGATCGACCGACTCGCCCACCTGGCCATCGCCGCTGCCAAGGGCGCCACGCTGGACAAAAGCGCGGCCAAAGCCGCGGCGAATGGAGCCGACAGTATCGACGTCGCGCTGTTCGGGCGTATGGTCGCCGACTCCACCGACCTCAACGTCGACGCCGCTGCTCAAGTCGCCCATGCGATCAGCGTGCACGGCGTGAACAACGAATTCGATTACTACACTGCCGTCGACGACCGATCTCCGGAGGACAACGCCGGCGCAGGCATGATCGGTGTCGTCGAATTCAACTCCTCCACCCTGTACCGCTACGCCACCGTCGATCTCGGGATGCTCGAGAAGAACCTTGGCAGCGCCGAGGCCACTGTGCTCGCTGTCGAGGCGTTCGCGAAGGCGTTCGTCCGCAGCATGCCCAGCGGCAAGCAGAACACCTTCGCCCATCGCACGCTGCCCGATGCGGTCGTGTTCAGCCTCCGCGAGGATCAACCGGTGAACCTGGTCACCGCATTCGAAGAACCCGTCAACGCGGTGGGGGCGGCCCGGTCGGTCGCCGCCGCCAAGGCACTCGTCACCCGGTACTCGGCGATCGAGTCCTCCTTCGGCGACGGTGCGACTCGGAATTTCGTCGTCGCCACCGGCGAGGGAGCCGACACGCTCAGCGCCATCGCCGAACCGGTGTCCTTCGCCGATGCTGTCGAAGGGGTGGTCGACAGCGTGCGGGCCGAACTGGGTGTGTCGTCGTGACGGTGCTGTTGATGCGACTGGCCGCCCCCTTGCAATCCTGGGGCGTCGCCAGCCGGTTCGCACGCAGGGAAACCCAGCAGTATCCGTCGAAGAGCGGCATTCTCGGACTCATCGCCGCGGCGCGCGGACACCGTCGCACCGATCCGATCGAAGAAGCGCTGCAGAACCTGGCCTTCGGAGTGCGGGTGGATCAGCCGGGCCGGTTGATCCGCGATTTTCAGGTCGCCCTGAACATCGACAAGACCAAGCCGTTTCCGCTGTCTCAGCGCTACTACCTGGCCGACGCGGTGTTTCTCGCCGCGATTCAAGGTGAGCGCGGTCTGATCGAAGGAATCGGAAATGCCCTGCGGCGCCCGGAGTTTCCGCTGTACCTGGGTAGGCGCTCCTGTCCGGTGACAGGGCCGCTCGTTCTCGGCGAGCCCCGCGACATCACGTTGGAACACGCCCTGCACGAAACCGAATGGCAGGCCGCGACGTGGTATCGACGTTCGCAGCACCGACGCGTCCGGCTGCCGATCTACCGCGACCTCCTGCCCGGCGATCCCGCAGAACTCCTGCGTGAGCAGGTTCGCGACATGCCACTCAGCTTCGATCCAATCCGTCGCGAGTACGGCTGGCGCACTGTCGTGGAGGACTACACCACGATGCTCAACGCGGAGGGCCGCACCGGACACGAGCCGCTCGCGGCCCTGGGAGGTGACTGATGTTCCTGTCCCGCGTCCCGCTGAACCCTGCCCGGCAGGGGACCAGGAAACTCCTGTCCTCGCCCCAGGCAGCGCATGCCGCCGTGCTGGCCGCGTTCCCGCCGCAGCCCAGCGCACCCGGGACCGGCCGGGTGCTGTGGCGGGTCGATCGCCGCGACCACGCTGTCGACCTCTACGTGGTGAGTCCGTCCGAGCCCGACTTCACCCATGTCGTCGAACAGGCCGGATGGCCTACGACGACCGCGTGGACCACTCGCAAATACCGGCCGCTGCTCGACCGGCTGGCGGTGGACCAGCAATGGCATTTCCGACTCACCGCCAACCCGGTCCGAGCCGCCATGAACCGAGACGTGGCGGCACCGCTGACCCGCGGCAAGCGGAGGGGCCTCACCGTGGAGGGCCAAATGGGGTGGTTGCAGGACAAAGCCGCATCCAGCGGCTTTCGGCTCGGCACGTGTCGAGCTCCCGAAGGGGATGTGCCGGATGCGGTGATCACCGAACGCACCACGAAGCGTTTTCGCCGCGGCTCCGCGACGGTCACCTTGTCGGTCGTCACCTATGAAGGCGTGCTCGCGGTGAGCGACCCGGAGAAACTCCGGACCGCATTGGTGAATGGAATCGGACGTGCCAAAGGGTACGGCTGCGGCCTGCTGACTCTTGCCCCGATCGCGTGAGCGATCAGCCGAGCGCACGACCGGTCCGGATCGGCGAATTGGTCCGAGCGCGTGATCGGCTGTCGTTCATCTATCTGGAACGCGCGACCGTCCATCGGGACGGGAATGCCATCACCGCCACGGACGAACGGGGCGTCGTCCACATTCCGGCCGCCACGGTAGGTGCGCTGTTGCTCGGGCCGGGAACCCGGGTCACCCATCAGGCGATGATGCTGCTCGCCGAAAGCGGATCCACGGCCGTGTGGGTGGGCGAGCGCGGCGTGCGCTACTACGCACACGGCCGGAGCCTGGCTCGCAGTACACGTCTGCTCGAAGCACAGGCGGTCGCTGTCACCAATCAGACCAGCCGGTTGCGGGTCGCTCGAGCGATGTATGAGATGCGGTTTCCCGGCGAAGATGTCAGTGGATTGACGATGCAGCAATTACGCGGACGTGAAGGCGCCCGAATCCGCCGACTCTATCGTCTGCACGCCGAACGCGTCGGAATCGAATGGGAGCGCCGCCAATACAACCCGGACGATTTCGCATCCGGCGACGCCATCAACCAAGCGCTTTCCGCTGCGACAACCTGCCTGTACGGGATCGTGCACGCAGTCGTGGTCGCCCTCGGTTGCGCGCCCGGACTGGGTTTCGTCCACACCGGCCACGAGCGATCCTTCGTCTTCGACCTGGCCGACCTCCACAAGGCGGAGTTCGCGATTCCGCCCGCCTTCGATGCCGTAGCCGAAGGCGGTGACGACATCCCCGCGGCAACCCGACGAGCCGTCCGCGACGCCATCCACGCCGGGCATCTCCTCGAACGGTGCTGCTCGGACATCTACGCTCTCCTGCTGCCCGACGAACCCGACGGCGCCGCCGAGTGGGACACCGACATCGTCGAGCTGTGGGACCGCAAGGGAAACGTCGCGGGCGGAACCTCCTACAGCGACGAGGATGTCCCGTGGTAGTTCTCGTACTCAGCGCATGCCCCGCCGGCCTCCGCGGCCACCTCACCCGGTGGTTCCTCGAAATCAGCCCGGGCGTATTCGTCGGGATCGTCAGCGCGCGCGTGCGCGAACTCGCATGGCAGCGAGTCGTCGAACTCGCCAAGGACGGCCGCGCCATCATGATCCACTCCACGAAAGGAGAACAGCGCCTCGCGTTCACAGTCCACCGACACGACTGGGAGCCGGTCGACTTCGACGGCCTCCACTTGATGCGCCGGCCGCACACCAGCGCCGTCAGTTCAGGAGGCGCACGGGCCGGCTGGAGCAAGGCCAGCCGGTACCACCGAGCCGCCCGGAAACGCGCGGCCGGTGGGGGTGCGGAAAGTGAATGAAAAATGGGTGATCGGCTTGGAAACGTGCAGGTCAGGAAGTGTGCTCCCCGCGCGTGCGGGGATGAGCCCCGCGAGATGCTGGAGCGGCTGATGAAGACCCGGTGCTCCCCGCGCGTGCGGGGATGAGCCGGCAATTTTGGTGGCGTGCTCGTAGTAGACCGGGTGCTCCCCGCGCGTGCGGGGATGAGCCACTGTGATTGACAGTGTGGAAATCTACGTATGCGTGCTCCCCGCGCGTGCGGGGATGAGCCCGACACGACCCTGCAGCGGATCGTGATCGCCTGGTGCTCCCCGCGCGTGCGGGGATGAGCCCCAGCCGCCGCTCATGATCGGCGAGGAACATCAGTGCTCCCCGCGCGTGCGGGGATGAGCCCAGCCCAGCGCAGCGACCACCCGACCAGGTGGGGTGCTCCCCGCGCGTGCGGGGATGAGCCCACGGTCGCCCGAGCGATCAACGAGCTACAGAAGTGCTCCCCGCGCGTGCGGGGATGAGCCCGCCTTCGACCCGGCCGACATGACCGCCGCGTCGTGCTCCCCGCGCGTGCGGGGATGAGCCCGCAGGCGCGAGCGCAGCTCGCGAACGACGGCGGTGCTCCCCGCGCGTGCGGGGATGAGAAACCGGCGTGCGGGAAAAGGTGCAGGCCGTGGTAGTGCTCCCCGCGCGTGCGGGGATGAGCCGGCGAGACCCACGGCCGCACCATCGGCATCGGCGTGCTCCCCGCGCGTGCGGGGATGAGCCCGGCGGCATCACCCGCACCGTCACCATCCAGCTGTGCTCCCCGCGCGTGCGGGGATGAGCCCCTTGACCGGGGTGTTCGCGCGTTCGGCTTCCCGTGCTCCCCGCGCGTGCGGGGATGAGCCCCCGATGACCGCCATCCCGCCACCCAAGCGGACGTGCTCCCCGCGCGTGCGGGGATGAGCCCCGGTCCTCACCCGTGTCGGGCCCGCGGTACTGGTGCTCCCGGCGCGTGCGGGGATGAGCCCTCGAACGGCAGCGTCCAGAGGTCGCCCTCGGTGTGCTCCCCGCGCGTGCGGGGATGAGCCCCAGCCAGCAGCGAATGCGTTGGCGGTCAGCATGTGCTCCCCGCGCGTGCGGGAATGAGCCCTCGGAGGTAGTCACCCGTGAGCGGGACGGACACGGGCAACGAGCACGCGGTTGAAGGACATCGTGACCCGAGGCGATACGTTGTCATCCACAACGGCGGCGAGACGCGAAAGGACTTGGTTGATGCGGACGGACAGCTGATCGGGCTGCAGGACCATCCGCGAGCAAGGATTTCGCGGATGGGCCTGGCGCAGCTCCACGTGCCGAGAATGGGGTGAGACGTTGCGCGCCGACCTGCACCGGCTCGGGGAGGCGGCCGCGTCGACGTTAGGTAACGACTGCATACACCTCACCCCCCGGAGATAGCTATCTGATTGCGGCGGGGTCGTGTCGAGCCCGGCGGCGTTAGCCTTGGTACTTCGCCAGAGCAGGAGCCTCGAGCAAGGAGGGCCGCCATGCGCGGACGGTTTACCGGATTCGCCGCTGCTTCGGCCTGCGCGGCGTTGTTGGTTCTTCCCGGCCTGGGTGCGGCGTTCTCGGCGCCCGGTCTCCCGGTCGAGCGTGCTGTCCTCGCCCAGCCGGATCAGTATCCGCCGCCCGACACGGGGCCGTATGTGCTGCAGTGCCTTCCGGGTGGGATGGCCATGTGGAGCAACGGGGTCACCGGGTTCTCCGAATGGTGCTTGAACGGCAACGGAAGCCCGCACGGTCCGGACGGCTACGGGCCGTTGGGGCCGGTGGAGCCGGGTACGCCCGGTGGGCCGGCGATGCCGGGAGAACCGCAGATGCCGGATGGGCCGATAGGGCCGGAACGGCCGATGTAGGAGGTGCGTCGCCCGTGTGAGCGCCCGCGATCAGGCGAAATCGGGCACAGCCGGCGGGGCACGCCGCGCTTCACCCCGGGCCGTAGCCGACACACGTCGGCTACGGGGCTCAGCTGAGCGGTTGCCGGGGTGGGTGACGCGTCGGCGTGTGGCGGTCTGGCAGTCGTCCACCCAGCCCCTGTTTGCGGGATGATCCGGGGCCTGTCCAGCC
This sequence is a window from Nocardia farcinica. Protein-coding genes within it:
- a CDS encoding CRISPR-associated helicase/endonuclease Cas3 produces the protein MLGTATLSAWAKSDREGGSLSLVRHLADSGEVAKLVWDRWLPAHTRQRISVGLPGGEADGRTLLVWLAATHDIGKLTPAFACQVPELADAMHDRGLRMPDALGDRKALPHSLAGEVTVLEFLTGLGWDREVAKTYAVVAGSHHGVPPTVREVRNAPARTTLFGEGQWSRSRDELLRFVTERTGAWELLERLRRIPLTVTQQSLLTAAVIVTDWIASNQDLFPLDEARVSSTAAPAVWELLGLPHPWQPSASELHDDPSQRRFFCDRFGWPPSIHPRPLQLECLRVADVTPVPGLMVVEAPMGEGKTEAALAAAEILAQRFGLGGIFVALPTMATSDAMFARVRKWAENLPVPPAAMFLAHGKAALNAEFTSLHRRGFDSIGTDCADSGVVAHAWFVGKKGPLANVVVGTIDQILRAALKTRHLMLRHLALANKVVVIDEVHAADSYMSTYLCRSLEWLAAYRVPVILLSATLPPSQREALVLAYARGYGTGDDEVCLTDHGYPAITHWPNPELSTTVAASGRSIAGIEIAHVADDLDVLAERVREALADGGIAGVVCNTVARAQETYLALEQAGFPEDELLLIHSRFVASHRAELEARLRAMLGPPDGGTVRPDRLVVVGTQVIEQSLDIDLDLLITDLAPMDLLLQRIGRLHRHDRQARPPKLVRPSCWVRGADWNEEPPQPVRGSQAVYGLARLLRCAAVLRRRAALTVPDDVPGLVADAYREQLEVPTDWLAAYHLAEKQWHEHVDRQREKARTYLLSAPYGDNRTLHGWVATGIPDDADGVGGQAQVRDAEDTIEAIVVQRCGDHVRALPQVPEIGGTTVPTDAEPPVWLAKKLAACTIRLPAMLTRYGRSGTVIRALEDTWYPGWQRVHWLAGELVLELDEQCTAELAGHHLEYDTRLGLLVAPVKEGK
- the casA gene encoding type I-E CRISPR-associated protein Cse1/CasA; protein product: MSDAAAEFDLLDEPWIIVTDASGKASEVSLRQVFRQPEEYVAIGGEVPTQQFAILRLLLAILHRTVADRPGTAIDVWSQLWQEWPADDIDRYLLAHRDRFDLFHPSTPFFQVADLRSAKDGVSSLDKLIADVPNGDKYFTTRAGRSLDRIDFGEAARWLVHAHAFDPSGIKTGAEGDMRVKGGKGYPIGVAWAGSLGGVYLEGGDLRRTLLLNLVLADPDGDRYPDHDRPPWERDPDGPAVRDITGPSGPVDLFTWQSRRVRLVNSGAQVTGVVLCNGDALESFNKQLLEPMTGWRYSENQSKKAGETRHYPMVHDPEKSLWRGLRSLLGDVASSEPVVGRAIAPGVVEWAGTLLDAGALPPDQPIRLHAVGMHYINNLSIVGDIVDDAIGFRAAMLASDPRLRICAVAAVQIAEEAVDALANLAADLAAAAGGEPTGARMRAREEGFFALEAPYRRWLAGLVPQSTGYARQAAEWEQTAFVIVRRLGTEYIAAAGDVAWVGRPVREKWLDSSIAERWFYKKLRAVLPSAFTEHRDTQEKEPTDGERVAVVW
- the casB gene encoding type I-E CRISPR-associated protein Cse2/CasB is translated as MGNVSLSFGEREKALAEYVGKQVTTLQEAYRRKDGNGLAAMAKLRRGVGRAAGADPALWEFTLAEFPEAITDQLSWDERDGVATVWERAAYDAITLHAVHQQSRTGRMHQKGRSVGAAAALLGRQADAENAVRARFHALGTALDHDARLVHLRGLISQLRNHEISLDYARLAVDLRRLDDGTYADRVLLAWGRDYHRSPKADPTSDDDTPATGDQQ
- the cas7e gene encoding type I-E CRISPR-associated protein Cas7/Cse4/CasC, which translates into the protein MTRLFIDVHILQTVPPSNVNRDDTGSPKTAVYGGVRRARVSSQAWKRATRTEFRSLVDPASLGVRTKRVVELIAERIGEIDHDSEELREPDNRVAAAVQVLKGAGIVLEKPKKKKDEVIDPVEQSKYLLFLSANQIDRLAHLAIAAAKGATLDKSAAKAAANGADSIDVALFGRMVADSTDLNVDAAAQVAHAISVHGVNNEFDYYTAVDDRSPEDNAGAGMIGVVEFNSSTLYRYATVDLGMLEKNLGSAEATVLAVEAFAKAFVRSMPSGKQNTFAHRTLPDAVVFSLREDQPVNLVTAFEEPVNAVGAARSVAAAKALVTRYSAIESSFGDGATRNFVVATGEGADTLSAIAEPVSFADAVEGVVDSVRAELGVSS
- the cas5e gene encoding type I-E CRISPR-associated protein Cas5/CasD — protein: MTVLLMRLAAPLQSWGVASRFARRETQQYPSKSGILGLIAAARGHRRTDPIEEALQNLAFGVRVDQPGRLIRDFQVALNIDKTKPFPLSQRYYLADAVFLAAIQGERGLIEGIGNALRRPEFPLYLGRRSCPVTGPLVLGEPRDITLEHALHETEWQAATWYRRSQHRRVRLPIYRDLLPGDPAELLREQVRDMPLSFDPIRREYGWRTVVEDYTTMLNAEGRTGHEPLAALGGD
- the cas6e gene encoding type I-E CRISPR-associated protein Cas6/Cse3/CasE — encoded protein: MFLSRVPLNPARQGTRKLLSSPQAAHAAVLAAFPPQPSAPGTGRVLWRVDRRDHAVDLYVVSPSEPDFTHVVEQAGWPTTTAWTTRKYRPLLDRLAVDQQWHFRLTANPVRAAMNRDVAAPLTRGKRRGLTVEGQMGWLQDKAASSGFRLGTCRAPEGDVPDAVITERTTKRFRRGSATVTLSVVTYEGVLAVSDPEKLRTALVNGIGRAKGYGCGLLTLAPIA
- the cas1e gene encoding type I-E CRISPR-associated endonuclease Cas1e, with translation MSDQPSARPVRIGELVRARDRLSFIYLERATVHRDGNAITATDERGVVHIPAATVGALLLGPGTRVTHQAMMLLAESGSTAVWVGERGVRYYAHGRSLARSTRLLEAQAVAVTNQTSRLRVARAMYEMRFPGEDVSGLTMQQLRGREGARIRRLYRLHAERVGIEWERRQYNPDDFASGDAINQALSAATTCLYGIVHAVVVALGCAPGLGFVHTGHERSFVFDLADLHKAEFAIPPAFDAVAEGGDDIPAATRRAVRDAIHAGHLLERCCSDIYALLLPDEPDGAAEWDTDIVELWDRKGNVAGGTSYSDEDVPW
- the cas2e gene encoding type I-E CRISPR-associated endoribonuclease Cas2e — encoded protein: MVVLVLSACPAGLRGHLTRWFLEISPGVFVGIVSARVRELAWQRVVELAKDGRAIMIHSTKGEQRLAFTVHRHDWEPVDFDGLHLMRRPHTSAVSSGGARAGWSKASRYHRAARKRAAGGGAESE